DNA sequence from the Amycolatopsis sp. Hca4 genome:
AGACGTTCTTCAACTGGCGCTCGCGCTGGGTGCTGATGACGGAGACGAGGTACCGCTTCAACCGCCTCCGCGACGAGCTGGACTACTACATCGTCACGACTCCCGCGGCCGAGCTGAGCCGCGGCCGGCTTGCGGAATTCTTCACCAAGCACCAGGTCGTCTGGGACGAGACCAGCCGCCAGTGGGTCGAATTCCGCAAGCTCGACCGCCCGCCACAGGCCCCCGAAGCCCGCGGCTGAGGCGATGCCCTTCACGGCTCGCGCTTCGTGCCGCCGTCCTCGCCCAGCGCGATCTTGCCGGTTCGGCGGTATCGGGTGGCAGGGTTGCGCACCTTCTCCTCGGTCGCTTCCACCAAACCTTCACTGCGAAGGATGCGGAGCCAGTAGGCCACGGTCTGGCCGGTGAGGCCGGTGGCCGCGGCCAACTCGACGCGCGAGCGTTCGCGTCCCTCCAATGCCTTGAGGAGCTCTCCGCGGCGGTCGGACCGCCGCACACCGGAACCGGCCGAACCGCCGCTCGGTAGCAGTGCGGGCGCCAGCCGATAGCGTGCCCAGCGACGGTTTCCGGTCTGCACCACCAGCTCCCGCGCGATCAGATCGCCGAGTTCTTGAGTTGCCACGCGAGAGTCGACGCGGGTCTCCGTCCGATAGGTCTGGTTGTCGAGGTAGCCGCCTTCCCGGAGTATCGCGAGGCCGACGCACTGGCTTTCCGACAGGCCGTGTTCGCCCAGTGAGTTGAGCCAATCGACGGTTTCCTCCCCGAGGAGCGTGTGATTCGGGAAGGTGACGCTGAACGTGCTCACCCTGTTCTTGAACTCCGGGAGGCTCATCCGCGCGGTGCGAAGGGCGTTGATCATCGTCCGGATTCCGGAGCCGCGGTTTTCACAGACGGCGTGGGTGCCGCCGGGCCACGGCACGTCCTCCAGGAGCCGGAGGAGGCTGGCGTTGCGTGCCGACGAGACACCTTCCTCGCCCAGTTGGTCTTCGGTCACCGGCCCGAACAACCCGCCGGGATTCCGGATGGTGAGCCGGTCGGGATACATCTCGATCTGTACCTGGGTGCCGCGCGCCTCCGGCGAGAGGTCACGGTGGACAAGTGCGTTGAC
Encoded proteins:
- a CDS encoding ATP-binding protein, whose product is MRPHIGIHDFEDAKVLVAEIPELAPNRKPCFSRGAGMTQGSFVRVGDGDRKLTSYEVQLLLASRGQPKDDEAPVPGTGLADFDATLVTALLNRLRTRRPYAFGELDDVAALQRAKALVADDDGTIVASVGGLLSLGSYPQESFPQLMVTFVHYPTAEGANTETGERFVDNVVAEGPIPVMVRDTLLAVRKNMTRRSVVRGAGRADIWQYPEAALREAIVNALVHRDLSPEARGTQVQIEMYPDRLTIRNPGGLFGPVTEDQLGEEGVSSARNASLLRLLEDVPWPGGTHAVCENRGSGIRTMINALRTARMSLPEFKNRVSTFSVTFPNHTLLGEETVDWLNSLGEHGLSESQCVGLAILREGGYLDNQTYRTETRVDSRVATQELGDLIARELVVQTGNRRWARYRLAPALLPSGGSAGSGVRRSDRRGELLKALEGRERSRVELAAATGLTGQTVAYWLRILRSEGLVEATEEKVRNPATRYRRTGKIALGEDGGTKREP